The Burkholderia sp. PAMC 26561 genome includes the window TGCTTTCGTCGATGTCCATGACGCCGCAGCGCGCCGAACAGATCGCTTTCTCGAGCAAGCTGTTCAATACGCCGACGCGCCTGATCGCGAAGAAGGGCAGCGGCATCCTGCCGACGGCTGATGGCCTGAAGGGCAAGACGGTCGGTGTGGAACAAGGCACCATCCAGGAAACCTATGCCAAGACCTACTGGGCATCGAAGGGCGTGACGGTTACGCCGTACCAGAACCAGGACGGCGTGTATGCCGACTTGCTGGCTGGTCGTCTGGACGCAGCGCTGCAGGACGCAGTGCAGGCTGACGTGGGCTTCCTGAAGACCCCGCGTGGCGCCGGTTATGACTTCGTAGGCAAGGATCTGGTCGATGAAAAGATTCTCGGCAACGGCGCGGGTATCGGCCTGCGCAAGGAAGACACCGACCTGAAGGCACAGATCGACAAAGCAATTGCTTCGATCATCAAGGACGGCACGTACAAGAAGCTTGAAAAGAAATACTTCGACTTCGACGTGTACGGCGGCTAAACAGCGCCTAAGTTGTTTTAAAGACGGGCTCCGCGATATTGCGGAGCCCGTTTTGTTTTAGCGGTCCACGCACGCTGCGTGGGGCAACGGGGCCGTTTTCAGCTAAGATCGAAGGTCCGGAGCAGGCGGCGCCGGGGTCGAACCGGGCCTGCAGCACGCGCCGCGACTTTGGGTTCACACGCCGCCCCGCTCTCCTGAACACGCCGACACAACCCATCGAAGCGCGAAGCCTTAACGGCCCGTCGCGCGTCCGACCACCATGCAAACCAAAACGCACACCCTGATTTCCCCGTCGCTTGGCACCACCCGCAATATCCTGAGCTTTCACTACGGGCCCGGCGGCGGTGAGAAGATCTACATCCAGTCCTCGCTGCACGCCGACGAGTTGCCCGGCATGCTGGTCGCATGGCGCTTGCGCCGTCAGCTTGCAGAACTGGAAACCGCCGGTAAATTGCGCGGCGAAGTGGTGATCGTGCCGGTGTCGAATCCTATCGGGCTGAACCAGAACATGCATGGCAGCTTGCTCGGCCGGTTCGAGCTCAATAGCGGTCACAACTTCAACCGTAATTTCCACGATCTCGGTGCGCTGATTGCGTCGCGTATCGAAGGCCGGCTCACGGGCGATATCCGTGAAAACAAGCTCGCCGTTCGCGAAGCCATGCGCGCCGCGCTCGACGAACAAACGCCGCAAACCGAACTCGAATCGCAACGTCTCGCGCTGCAAAAACTGTCGTATGACGCTGATGTCGTGCTCGACCTGCATTGTGATCTCGACGCCGCGCTGCACATCTATACGAACCCGGACATCTGGGAAGAAGTCGAGCCGCTCGCGCGCTACCTGGACTCGAAAGCGTCGCTGCTTGCGCTGAATTCGGTGGGCAATCCCTTCGATGAAATCCACAGCTTCTGCTGGTCGGATCTGCGCACTAAATTCGGCGAGCGTTTTCCGATCCCGAACGGCGGCATTTCGGTGACCGTGGAGCTGCGCAGCCAGCATGACGTATCGTATGAATTCGCCGATGCCGACGCTCAAGGCATCATCAATTACCTGATACATCGTGGCGTGATCGATGCGCCCGCGCCCGCCATGCCGGAGTTGTCGTACCCGGCGACGCCGCTTGCCGGGGCCGAGCCGATTGTCGCTCCTGCGAGTGGCGTGCTCGTGTTTCGCGCGAAGGTGGGCGCTATGGTGAATGCGGGTGAGGCGGTCGCAGATGTTGTTGATCCTCTTTCCGATACTGTTACCACGCTGTACAGCACCGTTTCCGGTATTTTGTATGCTCGGCAGATTGCGCGGTTTACTACTGCAGGGATGGAGGTGGCCCGGATTGCAAGTGCTACCGCGTTCCGGACGGGGTCGTTGTTATCGGCTTAGGGGTTTGCTGGCGCTGGTTTGGGGTTGGGGCAGTCGTTCTGCTTTAATGCCGGGTTGCTGCTTCTTAGGTCTTCGCCCAACGAGCAGCAACCCAACACCATCTCCGACCACTAAAAAACAACTGCCCTGCCTGCCCGCGCCAGCCTACCCCAGAGCGCCACCCCGCCCCCCACCCAAACCAGAGGCCGGCCGAATCGCGCTGCCATACGTCTCGACGATCCGCCGGTCCTGTTCCTCCGGCGAAAACTGCTCCCACTCGATACCGTTGATATCACGCGTCTTTGCAAAACCTGCCGCCGAATCGTCTTCAAAACCGATGTGCCGCAGTAATCCCACTTTCGCCGGATCGCTTGTTTCATTGATCGAAAAATTCAGCAAATCGGTGCGCCACATTGCATAGGCACCAGGTACCACCGCGGTAGGCGCCTGACCGAGACGGTGTGAATAATCCGCAATGGAAGCATCGAGGCTGCCAACGGCGAGCGCAATGTGGAATCGTTTCATGGGGCGGCTCCTCGTGGCTGAAGGTTGTTGATCGTGCAGCCACTCTAGCGCCTGAACCGCAGCACAAACAGTTGGGCGTTTATCCCGGTATGGCGTCTACCCTGCCTGCAGAAGGAACGCCGCTTGCGCGCGTCATGTTGTCACTCACCTACGGAGATCGACATGACAGACAAGCCAACCGACACTACCTACGCCGGCCGATCGCAGGAAGAACGCCGGGCACAGCGCAAAGGCGAAAAGCAGCGCGCGCAAGAGCAGCCAGGCGGTTCGATGGCCGAAAAGGGCACGGAACCCGACAAACACAACAGTTCAGGCAACTTGTCCGATGAAGGAAAAAAAGCCTGGCAAACGGGTTCAGGCATCGACGGAGGCGGCAAAACCTGAAGAACCCGACACTGCGCCGGGGTCTTGTGGTCGGGAAAACGTGGAACAATGGTGGCTTCGTGACTTCGCTACAAGCATCTGGAGCCTTTGATGAGCGCCACGCGCAACAACCCCGACGCGTCCCCGGACATCCACGCTGATCACGCCGGCGGTGCTGATCGTCCGAGCCGTGAAGAAGCAGAAGCTGCCGTTCGTGTGCTGATCAAATGGGCCGGTGACGACCCTTCGCGCGAAGGCCTGCTCGATACCCCCGCACGCGTGATCCGGTCCTACGAAGAGTTCTTCGCGGGCTACGCACAGAATCCGCGCGACATCCTCGCGCGCACGTTTTCCGAAGTGCAGGGCTACGACGAGATGATCGTGTTGAAGGACATCCGCTTCGAAAGCTATTGCGAACATCACATGGTGCCGATCATCGGCCGGGCGCACGTGGCGTATCTGCCGCGCGAACGCGTAGTGGGAATTTCGAAGCTGGCGCGGCTCGTGGATGCATTCGCGAAGCGCCTGCAAATCCAGGAAAAGATGACGGCGCAGATCGCCGATACGCTCGAAGAAGTGCTTCAGCCGCTAGGCGTGGGCGTGATCCTCGAGGCATCGCATCAATGCATGTCCACGCGTGGAGTGCATAAAGCGGGCGCGTCGATGGTGACATCGCGCATGCTCGGCACTTTCCGCGACGATCCCTCCACACGTCGCGAATTCCTCGCAATCGTCGGGCATTCGAGCGGCTTCAGCGTATCGAATAGCTGAAGCCGGGGCGTGCGCTTCAGGCGCCGGCTTCCGGTGCACCGCCCTCGCCCACTTCGCGGACCTTGCCCTGCGAGACACTGCTGCCAGGCGGCACGCTGTGGGTCAACCACACGTTGCCGCCAATCACCGACCCACGCCCGATCGTCACGCGCCCAAGAATGGTCGCGCCGGCGTAGATGACCACGTGATCTTCCACCACCGGATGCCGCGCGTTGCCCTTGACGAGGACGCCATCGTTGCCGGCCGGAAAGCTCTTCGCGCCGAGCGTCACCGCCTGATACACGCGCACGTGTTCGCCGATCACCGCCGTCTCGCCGATCACGACACCCGTCCCGTGATCGATGAAGAAGCTCGGCCCGATGGTCGCGCCCGGATGAATGTCAATACCTGTCGCCGAGTGCGCAATCTCGTTGATGAAGCGCGCAAGCAGCGGCACGCCGAGCTTGTGCAACGCATGCGCCAGCCGATGATGCGTCATGGCCCAGACGCCCGGATAGCACAGCAGGATTTCAGTGATGTGCTGCGCGGCCGGATCGCCGGTGAATGCGGCCTGGATATCGCTTACCAGCAGTGCACGGATGCCGGCCAACTGCGTGCCGAATTCCCGTGCAAGTTCGAACGCGTGCGTGCCGAGTTCGGCATCGCTGAGATCGTGATTTTCAGGAAGGAAACGCAGCGCGCGGCGAATCTGTTCAGCAAGCAGGCGTAGCGTGCTTTCGAGCGTATGACCGACGTAGTAATCCACGCTTTCGGCCGTCAGGTCAGCGGCGCCATAATGCGTGGGAAAGAGGGCGGCCCGCAAGCCGTTGACGATCTTGATGATCGCTTCACGCGACGGCAACTCTCGTATGCCGAGCGGATGTCGCGTGCGATGCAATTGCTCGCGCGACGCGCGCAGGTCGGCCACGATCTGGTCGAGGCCCCATTCGTGGGATGAAGCTGAAGCTTCGGGAAAAACGGTTTTTGGCATGTCTTGGGGCTTGAGCGGTGGACGCCGTGACGGCACGTTCTAATCGATCCCCGAGATTAACCGTTTTTTCGGCGATATGCCGGACCGGGTACACGCCCTATTCCGCCACGTCCGGTCGACGTTCCCGAAGCACTCAGGACTTTGGGTCTACCTTGACATGGCTCGCGTCGATCCACCGGACAGCCCAGTCGCGGGCATGGGCAATGGCTTCGTCGGCATTGCCGAAACGCAGGTCGGCGGGAAAAAAACGGTTGGCGACCAGTTCGCCGTCGCTCGAACGCGAGATCACTACGTACGGCTGAAAACAGCCATCGCCCTGACGCGCCGGCGCACAATTAAGCAGATATCCGCGATGTGAAAATGCATCGTCATATTGCACAGATCACCCCCATATTTTAAGTGCCTCGCTGGATTCGCGATGGTCGTCTCCTGCTCGCTCGTGCGCACATCATGGGTACGGTCTGGACCCTCCGGTACCGTGCACAGGCCCCGCGAACAACAAATCATACTCTTGCGAAATCTCATGTTCGACTGAAAAAATCGATCGCGCTTGGAACATTTACTGATGATTTATCCCGTTGGTTATTCCATATGCTCGCTGCAAGGCCCGCGTGCGTTCCGGAATACTTCTTGCGTCCTATACTTGCGTTAATCAAGTCAAGGCGGAGTGAACCATGAATAATGCGCAGAATAATGAGTCGCAGGACAAGCAAAAGGAACGCGCGGCGGACAGTCCGCTGAAGAAGCCCGAGACGGAAACTGCGCACGCCAAGACGAGCGATGTCGCCGCTGCAGCACAAAGCAATCAGGCAGGTCCGCGGCAAGACGGGGAAACACCCAAGGCATCGAAAGATGAAGGTGGCCCGATCAGCGATCTCAACATCACGCGCCACGCAATCGATGTGCTCAACGACGACACGCTCGACGACACCGTCGACGCCGACAGCAAGAACCATGATGCCGCGAGGGATGAGTTCCTGATCGAAGAGAATCCGAATGCGTTCGTTGGCGTGAACGCGTCGCTCGTCAATTCGCATTTCGAACAGGGCGATGGCCTCGGTGGTTTCGACAGCCGCCCTGCACGTAACGGCCTTGCGCTCAAACTGGAAAATGGTTTCAGCGTCGTGGATAAAGGCATGATCGCGCCCGATGCGGAAGAGGTAGAACGTCAGTACGACTTTGTTGACCGCGATGCCCG containing:
- a CDS encoding ABC transporter substrate-binding protein; the encoded protein is MKKLLAALTISLLAVTSITSVTANAKDYSTIRFGVDASYAPFESKGPDGKLVGFDIDLGNEICARLKAKCVWVENDFDGMIPALKAKKFDGVLSSMSMTPQRAEQIAFSSKLFNTPTRLIAKKGSGILPTADGLKGKTVGVEQGTIQETYAKTYWASKGVTVTPYQNQDGVYADLLAGRLDAALQDAVQADVGFLKTPRGAGYDFVGKDLVDEKILGNGAGIGLRKEDTDLKAQIDKAIASIIKDGTYKKLEKKYFDFDVYGG
- a CDS encoding succinylglutamate desuccinylase/aspartoacylase family protein → MQTKTHTLISPSLGTTRNILSFHYGPGGGEKIYIQSSLHADELPGMLVAWRLRRQLAELETAGKLRGEVVIVPVSNPIGLNQNMHGSLLGRFELNSGHNFNRNFHDLGALIASRIEGRLTGDIRENKLAVREAMRAALDEQTPQTELESQRLALQKLSYDADVVLDLHCDLDAALHIYTNPDIWEEVEPLARYLDSKASLLALNSVGNPFDEIHSFCWSDLRTKFGERFPIPNGGISVTVELRSQHDVSYEFADADAQGIINYLIHRGVIDAPAPAMPELSYPATPLAGAEPIVAPASGVLVFRAKVGAMVNAGEAVADVVDPLSDTVTTLYSTVSGILYARQIARFTTAGMEVARIASATAFRTGSLLSA
- the folE gene encoding GTP cyclohydrolase I FolE encodes the protein MSATRNNPDASPDIHADHAGGADRPSREEAEAAVRVLIKWAGDDPSREGLLDTPARVIRSYEEFFAGYAQNPRDILARTFSEVQGYDEMIVLKDIRFESYCEHHMVPIIGRAHVAYLPRERVVGISKLARLVDAFAKRLQIQEKMTAQIADTLEEVLQPLGVGVILEASHQCMSTRGVHKAGASMVTSRMLGTFRDDPSTRREFLAIVGHSSGFSVSNS
- the epsC gene encoding serine O-acetyltransferase EpsC, whose protein sequence is MPKTVFPEASASSHEWGLDQIVADLRASREQLHRTRHPLGIRELPSREAIIKIVNGLRAALFPTHYGAADLTAESVDYYVGHTLESTLRLLAEQIRRALRFLPENHDLSDAELGTHAFELAREFGTQLAGIRALLVSDIQAAFTGDPAAQHITEILLCYPGVWAMTHHRLAHALHKLGVPLLARFINEIAHSATGIDIHPGATIGPSFFIDHGTGVVIGETAVIGEHVRVYQAVTLGAKSFPAGNDGVLVKGNARHPVVEDHVVIYAGATILGRVTIGRGSVIGGNVWLTHSVPPGSSVSQGKVREVGEGGAPEAGA
- a CDS encoding DUF3005 domain-containing protein yields the protein MNNAQNNESQDKQKERAADSPLKKPETETAHAKTSDVAAAAQSNQAGPRQDGETPKASKDEGGPISDLNITRHAIDVLNDDTLDDTVDADSKNHDAARDEFLIEENPNAFVGVNASLVNSHFEQGDGLGGFDSRPARNGLALKLENGFSVVDKGMIAPDAEEVERQYDFVDRDARGDTLRGRKHFAVNHVRPSRLIEIQRRDKS